In the genome of Eschrichtius robustus isolate mEscRob2 chromosome 12, mEscRob2.pri, whole genome shotgun sequence, one region contains:
- the LOC137773541 gene encoding LOW QUALITY PROTEIN: olfactory receptor 2M2-like (The sequence of the model RefSeq protein was modified relative to this genomic sequence to represent the inferred CDS: inserted 3 bases in 3 codons), giving the protein MEWVNQTFSSDFTLMGIFSHTPXHIFLFSLVLGLFTVALLANTVMVLLIYLDTRLHTPMYFLLSQLSLTDLMLICTTVPKMACTYLSGRKSISVAGCEAQIFFYVSLFGAEGFLFAVMAYDHYVAICYPLQYPNLMNWKVCGLMAASSWILGVFDGIVDVAATLSFLYCSQEISQFFCEVPAXLRLSYTDASTFETXFICCALMLVFPLSLIIISYTHVIITVVCMSSGEGRHKAFTTCTSHLIVVVMYYGAAIFIYMRPTSYLSPTQDKMVSAFYTILTARLNPLIYSLQNKD; this is encoded by the exons ATGGAATGGGTGAATCAGACATTTAGCTCTGACTTCACCTTGATGGGAATTTTTAGTCACACAC CTCATATCTTTCTGTTCTCTCTGGTCCTGGGCCTCTTCACAGTGGCGCTCTTGGCAAACACTGTCATGGTTCTCCTCATCTACCTGGACACCCGGCTCCACACCCCCATGTACttcctcctcagccagctctcccTCACGGACCTCATGCTCATCTGCACCACTGTACCCAAGATGGCCTGCACCTACCTCTCTGGCAGGAAGTCCATTTCTGTAGCAGGATGTGAAGCCCAGATATTCTTCTATGTGTCCCTATTTGGCGCTGAGGGCTTCTTGTTTGCTGTCATGGCCTATGACCACTATGTTGCCATCTGCTACCCTCTTCAGTACCCTAATCTCATGAACTGGAAAGTCTGTGGACTCATGGCTGCCTCCTCATGGATCCTTGGTGTCTTTGATGGGATTGTTGATGTAGCTGCTACTTTGTCCTTTTTGTATTGTTCCCAAGAAATATCCCAGTTCTTCTGTGAAGTCCCAG CCCTACGTCTCTCATACACAGATGCTTCCACATTTGAAA CATTTATCTGTTGTGCATTAATGCTCGTCTTCCCTTTGTCACTCATCATCATCTCCTACACACATGTAATTATAACTGTTGTTTGCATGAGTTCTGGGGAGGGTCGGCACAAGGCTTTCACCACCTGTACTTCACACCTTATTGTTGTAGTGATGTATTATGGAGCAgctatattcatatatatgaggCCCACTTCTTATCTTTCCCCAACCCAGGACAAGATGGTGTCAGCCTTCTACACCATTCTCACTGCCAGGCTGAATCCCCTTATATACAGCCTCCAGAACAAAGACTAG
- the LOC137774108 gene encoding LOW QUALITY PROTEIN: olfactory receptor 2M2-like (The sequence of the model RefSeq protein was modified relative to this genomic sequence to represent the inferred CDS: inserted 1 base in 1 codon; deleted 1 base in 1 codon): MEWVNQTFSSDFTLMGIFSHTPXHIFLFSLVLGLFTVALLANTVMVLLIYLDTRLHTPMYFLLSQRSLMDLMLICTTVPKMACNYLSGRKSISVAGCEAQIFFYVFLFGAEGFLFAVMAYDHYVAICYPLQYPNLMNWKVCGLMVASSWILGVSDGIVDVVATLSFSCCSPREISLFFCDVPALLRLSCTDTTFETPIFSCCVLTLLFPLSLIIISYTRVIITVGRMSSGDGRHKAFTTCTSRLIVVGIYYEAATFMYMRPTSKHSPTQDRMVSTFYTILTPMLNPLIYSLWNKDVAKGTKEGEI, from the exons ATGGAATGGGTGAATCAGACATTTAGCTCTGACTTCACCTTGATGGGAATTTTTAGTCACACGC CTCATATCTTTCTGTTCTCTCTGGTCCTGGGCCTCTTCACAGTGGCGCTCTTGGCAAACACTGTCATGGTTCTCCTCATCTACCTGGACACCCGGCTCCACACCCCCATGTACTTCCTCCTCAGCCAGCGCTCCCTCATGGACCTCATGCTCATCTGCACCACTGTACCCAAGATGGCCTGCAACTACCTCTCTGGCAGGAAGTCCATTTCTGTAGCAGGATGTGAAGCCCAGATATTCTTCTATGTGTTCCTATTTGGCGCTGAGGGCTTCTTGTTTGCTGTCATGGCCTATGACCACTATGTTGCCATCTGCTACCCTCTTCAGTACCCTAATCTCATGAACTGGAAAGTCTGTGGACTCATGGTTGCCTCCTCATGGATCCTTGGTGTCTCTGATGGGATTGTTGATGTAGTTGCTACTTTGTCCTTCTCCTGTTGCAGCCCCCGAGAAATATCCCTGTTCTTCTGTGATGTCCCGGCACTCCTACGTCTCTCATGCACAGATACCACATTTGAAACACCTATTTTTAGCTGTTGTGTATTAACGCTCCTCTTCCCTTTGTCACTCATCATTATCTCCTATACACGTGTAATTATAACG GTGGGCCGCATGAGTTCTGGGGATGGTCGGCACAAGGCTTTCACCACCTGTACTTCACGCCTTATTGTTGTGGGGATATATTATGAAGCAGCTACGTTCATGTATATGAGGCCCACTTCTAAGCATTCCCCAACCCAGGACAGGATGGTGTCAACCTTCTACACCATTCTCACTCCCATGCTGAATCCCCTTATATATAGCCTCTGGAACAAAGATGTGGCCAAAGGTACTAAGGAAGGGGAAATCTAG